From Bombina bombina isolate aBomBom1 chromosome 1, aBomBom1.pri, whole genome shotgun sequence:
ATCATGTGTATACAATTActacatttataaatatttacactatgtaTACCAATGAATTAGTGCATAGCAAGAGTCACAGACAGTCCACTCTTAGGTCACTTAAATGTAGATGTGGCTAGATAGAAGGGCGCCTCTCGTATCCAGTTAATGACTTCCATTTCTCATCCCCCTCATCCTCCTCAGGGCAGCATATGCTAATGTCATCTGTCGAACTTCCTTGCTGTGAATTGTGGCCTTCCATAAGCTGTACTAACAGGATGCCCTCTTCTGCAGACTCCCTTCCCATTAATCTTATAGAGTTTAGGTCTATATTTGGGTTTGGATGGATATTCTGGTCCTCAGAGATTCTTTTGTAAATTGATGGAGCCTCTGATATATGAGGGTTAGAATCTTCACTATACTCAGAACTTCCTCCTGTAAAGTCTTCATCCTCTTTCTCTAAATCAGGATACGGATGAAGCTTCTCCAGGAAGCCATTGCACTCATACCCCTTAGAAGGTGCACCAGAGAATTCCTTGTCCAAATCTTGTGTAACTAGAAATAGAGTATCCAATGGTATTTGCTCCTCAAACTCTAGCAGCACATGGGGGGAATTAAAAGGCAGTTCCTGCAGAGAATGAAGGAGAAATTAtgggaaagaaaaaaggaaatatgAGGAAAAATAGAAAGGCTTGAAAAGAGGGAAATTCTAGAAATCTTGTAAAGAAGGATGAAACTTAGTCAAATGGTCTATAGAGTGTGAAGAATTGATGACAGTCTCAataagggcccgatgatctaaagctctccgcttagGTAAGATGATATAAGAAGCCTCGCCACTACAATAGggcccctgaaaaaaaaaatagtaacacaaattttatattgagacatgtttatgttgcatTAGTTTTCTTTGTGTGAAGGAgaaactcctacattacaatataaggtctaaaaaaaaacccaaaggttttgtgtgatttctctccatgccgacgagcttttgatcatcaggccctacaAGAGCATAAGAAAATTCCAAAGAATTAGAATTCTGCTAAAGATAGTGTACAGAATGAGGGACCTTGTCTGGAGACAACTAAAAGAATTAGATAAATCCCAATATTACAGGAGACAGGAGCACCAAATTGCTGGTAGCATTAAATGTACTGAAAAGCAGTCcactatatgaatattttttaaaaaaaagataactcTGAAGAAAACAGTTATGAGCTGAGAAACACatgcgactagattacgagttttgcattatgaggggtgcggtgctaaagttattgtcaccgctcacttacctacagcgctggtattacaggttttcctaaacccggcgttaaaagacaagaagtgagcgtagagcaaacttgtgctccataccgcacaccaataccagcgctgcttaagtgagccaatagaatgtgagctcaatcctattggccaatcagCCGTTCAATCCTAAATTCAATCCTAAtggcttgcatcagccaataggattttttcaatcttaattctgattggctgatagaattctaagggacaccatcttggatggcgtcacttaaaggagccttcattcatcgggagtcgccgtaagaagaggatgctctgcgccggaagtcttgaagatggacccgtagaagatgccgtctggatgaagacttctgcccgtctggaggaccgcttctcctggcttggatgaagacttctcccggcttcgttgaggacttcttgccgcttcgttgaggacttctcccggcttcgctgacgatggatgtccggtcttctaaactgtaagtggatcttcaggggttagtgttagcttttattgggtgggttttagttttaaattagggactttgggctgcaatagagctaaatgcccttttaagggcaatgcccatccaaatgcccttttcagggcaatggggagcttagttttttttagttagggttttatttggggggttggttgtgtgggtggtgggttttcctgttggggggttgtttgcattttttttacaggtaaaagagctaatttatttggggcaatgccccgcaaaaggcccttttaagggctattggtagtttagtttaggctagggtttttttttattgggggggggctttttttctattttgatagggctattagattaggtgtaattagtttaaatatcttgtaattttttttaattttatgtaatttagtggggttttttttgtaatttaggtattgtatttaatttagttaattgtatttaatttaggtaatttatttaattgtagtgtaaggttaggtgttagtaaaacaggttaggttttattttactggtaaatgtgtatttattttagctaggtagttagtaaatagttaataactatttagtaactattctacctagttaaaataaatacaaacttgcctacaggtaagtatttagttttaaataggaattatttaggtaatgatagtgggttttatttagatttattttaattatatttaagttaggcggtgttagggttagacttaggtttaggggttaataaatttagtatagtggcggcaacgttgggggctgcagattaggggttaataaatgtaggtaggtggcggcgatattagggacagcagattaggggttaataatatttaactagtgcttactATGCAGGAgtgcagcagcttaggggttaatatgtttattctagtggcggcgatgtccggagcggcagattaggggttaataattttattatagtgtttgcgatgcgggagggccttggtttagggattaataggtagtttatgggtgttagtgtactttttagcactttagatatgagttttatgctacggctttgtagtgtaaaactcataactactgactttagaatgcattacgaatcttgcgggataggatgtactgctcactttttggcctccaaaaaaaagcttgtaataccggcgctatggaagtcccattgaaaaacaaaagtgtgtgggacagctatacctacaagactcgtaatagcagcggtagtgaaaaagcagcgttattagccttaacgctgcttttttactcataacgcaaaactcgtaatctagccgatagatttttaaatgtttttatttaaatttaacagTATCAGCTCTACACCATTTTGGAGCCAATTCTGCTGTTCCTGGAACTTTGCATATTGAATCAGTGTGGTGTGATTCACAGAGGTCTGCTTCATAACAAGTTTGCTGGTGATTAAGCTAGCAGGGAGGAGGCTGAGATGTCCCTGGAGGTATGCTCTTTTTGTGAGTACAATTTCACCtgctgtttaaatttgtttttttatttacttgtctACACTATGACGTGCCTCTGTCTTCTCTTTGTTCTTTTTAGAATCCTGTATATAACAAGTCCTGTGGATGCTTATCCAGGGAGCTGCCTACTGTGGATCTGAAGATTTTTTTCTTTAtggaaatttttttaaagggactatttaatgttcagtgttttttattttattatgttcaaTAAAATGTTATGGTTTCCTTTTTATTATGAATTCATGCTGTAGTGAGTTTAACAGCCCCCAAAATTTTACCCTGACGGTTATTGTTTGTTGTCTAAAATCcctatattgtttaaataaaagGAGAAAGTTATgggactttaaaaacaaaaaaagaccaaGGCCAATATTCATAAATGTCACTTACCAGAACACGAGGTTGTGGGGTTTGATAAGGGCACCAGTACCTCTTGATAATAACAACCaatacgcaaaccaaaaaaagtggCAACAACAATATAGCAACTCCTGGAGAGACAAATAACTGTCAgtgacatatatatacaatactatcaTTGTCATACAACTTGTTAGCTCTGTCTGCAAACACAACTGCTTGGCGTTGTTATCAAACACATAGCTATCTGTTACTATCTGCATTACCTGGAAatgctgatgttttggggaacaATGTCTCACATTTTCGCCCCCCTACCGTTTTCTCCCTCTTGGGGAAGGTTACATTCACACAGAACTGACCACCATGGGGCAATGGTATGAACAAGGAGAGTGTCTGGGGGTACTTGATCACAATGTGAGTATTCTGTGGAGAGGCAATAGTTCAGACTCTGTTTACAACTCTCAATCACAATAAGCTACCTTTTAGCACAACTCATTCGACAATACTAATCTGTCATACAAACAGCTTCTCTTTTGCGTTATCCCTCTTCCCTCACCGAGTACCTTCAAAGTTGCTATAGAGCACAACAATTTAGACAATACGCATACAGCTAGGTGTGCATAGCTTTACAAATAAGAATATCACAAATTATTGTCACTCTAGAAAAATAACTTTAGTCCCACCTTAATTGTTGTTACACCCCAATtcttgtgtttacatgtgtgtgtataatcatatatatatactgtatatatatatatatatatatatatatatatatatatatatatatatataagcaaacattttaatatatataattttaggttTTGGATGTAATATTATTCAATGGCTCAACGTCATATTGTGTTTATAATCCTCTCTACGTACCCCACAATCCATCTCACGTTCCCAGGACTATTTTCGGCATTAAAACATGACTgctctttggggcctatctatcaagctctgtatgaagcttgagggcccgtgtttctgtgagccttcagactcgccagaaacaccagttatgaagcagcagtctaaagaccactgctccataacctgtccgtctgctctgaggagacatcgccgcaattcaacccaatcgaatacaatcgggtagattgacaccccctgttagcggctgaatggctgcaaatctgcagggggcggcgttgcaccaacagttcacaagagctgctggtgcaatgctcaatgcggagagcgtattgttctccgcattcagcgaggtctgtcggacatgatccgctgatcggatcatgtcggacagacatttaataaataggcccctttaactCTAAAATGTGATTCTTTAGATGGGACACTCAAATTATATAGTGAAATATTTCTCCTTGTTGatccttttcattttttattttaatcctttTACGAATTTCAAGTGAATAATTTCATTGGTCTTTTTGTATTTCTTCTGTAATTTCCACTCAGCCATGAAAAGCTATTTGGAATAAAGCCAACAGAAATTTGTCATCAGACCTTTAATGTGAAAGTCCCACAAATGAAATAGGAGGAGTGATGTACCTATGGTTATAGTTATATGAGTCATTCCATGGCAAGCCTCATCATGCTAAGTTTTATATTTCTAAAATGTATTTCTCTAATTGTGTTAATGTGGATTTGGACAGATTGCAGAGAAAAGAGCAGATTACAATGTTTTACAATTTGCCATTTAAATCTTTAACTCAGCTCTGATTTTGGCTTTCTTGCTGAGACAGCTTTCCAGTTTATTAAAAGTACATCTGTTTGAATTGGTTACCCTCTCTGGGTTTTGTATATGCCACattaataacaaaaacaaagatGAATTTCATATATCCTAACTGGGTAAACACATGAAAAGTCATAAAAAATTGCTTTTGGAGGATTTTTGGAGTCATAATTTTGCAGCCAATAAGAAATATCTTGTGCATGCTTATTCATTATTGCTGATTGCTGTCTTGTTTGCGTAGTTGCAGTTTCTTTGCTATTACTAGCAAGCTTAAAGGGatgagaaagtcaaaattaaacttgcatgattcagatagagcatgtcatgaaagaaaattttggggtttactgtccctttaattcaaaatacATGAGCAATGTGTGCTTTGCAATCATTTATTTTTTCTCAGCTTATGAAGTCCAAACACTTAATAGCAATCATGAATGAACATTCTAATTACCATATTTTATTTCAAACGTGTTAAATAGTTTAAAACTCCTTTTTGAGAAACTTGTTAACAGGGGGCTTTCAGTGATGTCTGATAGACTTGAAAAGCATTAGTGAGGGTTCTCAGAGCATGTGAATGGAATTCTTACAGAttgtaagttaaaagtaaaatgttatcgcTCTAGcaagctaacatctggaggttggataagGTAACCATGCTAACTTCCTTTCCCCATCTATGGGGTGTGCTAAAAAGAATCTTCTGGCTTTCCCTCAAGTGCTAACCCAAAGTTGAGCTAGGACAATTGTGCTAAAGGTGTgttaagaaacataatttatgcttaccgatTCAGTTCTTTCatgatggtaagagtccatgatccattactccagggaattacccttccctaccactaggaggagactcCAGaaaaagctctataaaacccctcccacctcacatatacctcagtctaacgtatagccaagcaaaatgaggtaggaaaaagCCATAAGAgcaataaaaggagcagggaaaaaagacatAGGGTGGGGACTTGTGTACTCTAACCACCATTcaagaaattaatttgtcaggtaagcataaattatgttttcttgcatacaggtggtgagagtccaggatccattactcctgggaactaatacccaggctgtggagtccacgagtgaTGAGATATAAAGGGTGGGATAGAAACATCAGATCTATCTCTAGGAGACCCCAAAGACGTCTGAGAAAaatatctgcttcccagttgttcactcctggaatataaaCTGCAGAGACTAGGCAAGAATTGACTTCTGCCCAtgaaaaacccttaaagggacagtctacactaatttttttcttatttaaaaagatagctaatccctttattacccattccccgtttttgcataaccaacacagttatattaatatactttttacctctgtgattaccttgtatctaagcctttgcagacagcctccttatctaagtgcctttgacagacatgcagtgcagtcaatcagtgaagactcctaaataacttcacgggagtgagcacaatgttatctatatgacacatgtgaactagcacagtctaactgtgaaaaactttcaaaattctctgagctaggaggcggttttcaactgtttagaaatcagtttgagcctagctaggtttagcttttcaaaattaccaccaagggaacaaagcaaatttgatgataaaagtaaattggaaagttgtttaaaattgcatgccctatctgaatcatgacagtttagttttgactttactgtccctttaactaaagtgctaaaaagtacactaacacccataaactacctattaacccctaaaccgaggcccccccacatcgcaaacactaaaatacatttttttaacccctaatctgccgaccggacatcgccgccacctacattatacctatgaacccctaatctgctgcccctaacatcgccgacacctatattatatttattaacccctaatctgccccccccaacgtcgccgccacctacctagaattattaacccctaatctgccgaccggaaatcgccgccactttaataaatgtattaacccctaaaccgccacactcccgcctgcaaacactagttaaattttaattGGTGAGAGTAAGAAGAGACTTGCTCTaaaaagaatacacttgtagcactctaaGTGGCTGTTGAGTAGATACAGTTAATCAGGACATTGGTTTTGAACTTGTGGAAGTGGATATAAATATCATAAAATAGgaaaaaattcttaaaaacacTCTTAAGTATCCTCAGTGGAATTAATTAATAGATactttctttttaataaattactGAGATATGTATGCACGTATAACCTAATATTTGTTCACCCTTGACCAACAGTtgtaatctgtgtatatatatatatgtgtttcttaAAGTAACCGCAAAGGTTAATTGTTGATAAGTTTGTCCACAGTAGGTCAATTTATACTCATAGATATTAACGATGGTTATTGTATGTTAATCACATATGCATTAAttcaaatatttataatatttaataattaaacaaGTAGTGCCGTTGGTCTCTTTTTGCTGTTCataactagttaaattttattaacccctaatctgccatccctaacatcgccgacacctacctacatttattaacccctaatcttccgaccccaacgtcgccgccactataataaatttattaacccttaaacctaagtctaaccctaagtctaacccccccaacttaaatataatttaaattaaacaaaataaatttattacaattaaataaattattcctatttaaaactaaatacttaccgataaaataaaccctaagcaagctacaatataactaatagttacattgtagctagcttagggtttatatttattttacaggcaaccttgtatttattttaactacgtacaatagttattaaatagttattaactatttaataactacctagctaaaataagtacaaaattacctgtaaaataaattctaacctaagttacaattacacctaacactacactatcattaaactaattacctaaactacctacaattaaattaaataaactaaattacgaaaaaaacacccactaaattacagaaaataaaaaaagaattaaaagaattttaaactaattacacctaatctaatccccctaataaaataaaaagccccccaaaataataaaattccctaccctatactaaattacaaataacccttaaaagggccttttgcggggcatttccccaaagtaattagctcttttacatgtaaaaaaaaatataatacccccccaacattaaaacccaccacccacacaccactactctaaaacccgcccaatcccccttaaaaaaacctaacactaaccccctgaagatcaccctaccttgagccgtcttctcccagccgggcacaagtggtcctccatacagcagaagtcctcatctgatcggggcagaagaggtcctccagatggcagaagtgttcatccaggcggcattttctatcttcatccttccggagcggagcgggtccatcttcaatccagccgacgcggagcatcctcttcaaatgaagtcctaacgaagaatgaaggttcctttaagtgacgtcatccaagatggcgtcccttcaattctgattggctgatagaatcctatcagccaatcggaattaagataggaaaaatcctattggctgatgctatcagccaatcggattgaagttcaatccaattggctgatccaatcagccaataggattgaccttgcattctattggctgattggaacatgccgcctggatgaagagttctgccggtctggatgtcctcttctgccccgatcggatgaagacttctgcccctctggaggtccacttgtgcccggctgggtgaagatggctcaaggtagggtgatcttcagggggttagtgttaggtttttttaaggggggattgggtgggttttagagtagcgttgggtgtgtgggtggtgggttttaatgttggaggggggtattgtattttttttacaggtaaaagagctgattactttggggcaatgccccgcaaaaggcccttttaagggctatttgtaattaagtatagggtagggtatttttttatttgggggggcttttttattttattaggtggattagattaggtgtaattagtttaaaattcttgtaattctttttttattttctgtaatttagtgtttttttccccgtaatttagtttatttcatttaattgtaattaattgtaggtagtttaggtaattagtttaatgatagtgtagtgttaggtgtaattgtaacttagcttaggatttattttacaggtaattttgtacttattttagctaggtagttattatataataactattaaatataactatattattatattataactattgtacctagtaaaataaatacaaagttgcctgtaaaataaatataaaccctaagctagctacaatgtaactattagttatattgtagctagcttagggtttattttatcgttaagtatttagttttaaataggaataatttatttaattgtagtaaatttatttcatttaatttaaattatatttaagttagggggggttagacttagggatagacttaggtttaggggttaataaatgtattatagtagcggcgatgttggggtcggaagattaggggttaataaatgtaggtaggtgtcagcgatgttgggggcatcagattaggggttcattagtataatgtaggttgctgcggtgtccggagcggcagattaggggttaataattataatgtaggtgtcagcgataacgggggcggcagataaggggttaataagtgtaaggttaggggtgtttagactcgggttcatgttagggtgttaggtgtagacataactttaatttccccataggaaacaatggggctgcgttaggagctgaacgctgcttttttgcaggtgtaaggttttttttcagccagctcagccccattgtttcctatggggaaatcgtgcacgagcacgttttacctgcttaccgctaccgtaagcagcgctggtattgaggtgagatgtggagctaaattttgctcaacgctcacttttctgaggctaacgccggcttgcagaaaactcgtaataccagcgttgtttaaagggagcggtaagaaaaaaaggagcgttagcaccgcacagccttaccgacaaaactcatgatATAGccgaatatattttttaaaggaacattgtacactagatttttctttgcataaatgtttcgtaGATAATGTAGATAATGATTTTgctcatgtttaaaaaaaaaaaaaaaaattgtgataattttcaggctcctaaccaagccgcaaagttttaaatgtatactaatgTAAAGATTCATGCTAGCTCCTGTctaaagggccttttcatatgcaggggaggggaagtGCCTGCTTTTTCTGCTTTCTCAGcctatttcagtgggtgtcccagcctaacctcatcaacagtactaaactgtgagcttctaagtaagtttttaaaaggttttatactggatttttaaatcagtgcatgtgcatattattctttacactagtgtctattatatgcagttctatgaaaattacAACCAAACTTGTTTTCTGATTTAATGAAAAGTTAAACAATATTTCTCAATTCACACTTTTAAACTTTTCAACAAGTACTGattctaaatatatataattaaaatgttgCTTTATGGAAGGGGCGTGTTCACGGTACTACTGAGAACGGTTGCATATTCAGGAGCTTCTGTGGATAAAACAATAATCCGCTGGTTACTGCTTCAATCCTATAGCATCCACCAAATATAAGAGATCTCCCAAGTACTCTGCATATAGCAGTCACAAGAAATATCTAATTTGCTGTACCGGAGCAGTGACTCAGACTTTCAGTGTCGGTTAGTTATTAGGCAGCGCACCTCCCCTACCCCCAGAGGTCTGGGGTATTCATTAAGCCATCTCTGAACAACAGTACTCCGTAGCTTTACTTCATAACTGCTGGTCTATTATTCTATACATGCACTGGGGTATTAATTAAGCCATCTCTGAACAACAGTACACTGTAGCTTTACTTCATAACTGCTGGTCTATTattctatacattctatacatgcACTGGGGTATTAATTAAGCCATCTCTGAACAACAGTACACCGTAGCTTTACTTCATAACTGCTGGTCTATTattctatacattctatacatgcACTGGGGTATTAATTAAGCCATCTCTGAACAACAGTACACCGTAGCTTTACTTCATAACTGCTGGTCTATTattctatacattctatacatgcACTGGGGTATTAATTAAGCCATCTCTGAACAACAGTACACCGTAGCTTTACTTCATAACTGCTGGTCTATTattctatacattctatacatgcACCGGGGTATTAATTAAGCCATCTCTGAACAACAGTACACCGTAGCTTTACTTCATAACTGCTGGTCTATTattctatacattctatacatgcACCGGGGTATTAATTAAGCCATCTCTGAACAACAGTACACCGTAGCTTTACTTCATAACTGCTGGTCTATTATTCCATACATTCTATACATGCACTGGGGTATTCATTAAGCCATCTCTGAACAACAGTACACCGTAGCTTTACTTCATAACTGCTGGTCTATTattctatacattctatacatgcACTGGGGTATTCATTAAGCCATCTCTGAACAACAGTACTCCGTAGTTTTACTTCATAACTGGTCTATTattctatacattctatacatgcACTGGGGTATTAATTAAGCCATCTCTGAACAACAGTACACCGTAGCTTTACTTCATAACTGCTGGTCTATTattctatacattctatacatgcACTGgggtattcattaaagggacatgcaacccaaatgttttctttcacgatttagaaagagcatacaattataaacaactttctaaattacttctattatctattttgcttaattctcttgatattatttgctgaaaagcatatctagatatgcttagtagctgctgattggtagctgcacatagatgcctcctgtgattggttcaccgtgtgcattgctatttcttcattaaagtatatctaaagaatgaagcaaattaggtaatagaagtaaattggaatgttatttaaaattatattctctaccttaatcataaaagaaaatgtttgggtatagtgtccctttaagccatctcTGAACAACAGTACACCGTAGCTTTACTTCATAACTGCTGGTCTATTattctatacattctatacatgaACTGGGGTATTAATTAAGCCATCTCTGAACAACAGTACACCGTAGCTTTACTTCATAACTGCTGGTCTATTattctatacattctatacatgcACTGGGGTATTCATTAAGCCATCTCTGAACAACAGTACACCGTAGCTTTACTTCATAACTGGTCTATTATTCTATACATGCACCGAAATAAGTGGATCATGGGCAAATCAACACAACCCACAAGCATGATGGGACAGGATTTATTGAACCACCTGGATAACCCATATCAGCAATTAGAGACCCATATACAATCTATCATTGATAGAAACTCGTTCAACCATTGTACACCCATTTGGGATCTGGAATCGAATAAATATTTGAGTAACACAACTTTGAGTCAGATATTAACCAAGGCCTCATCTACCCCTGCAGATAACAGAGAAATATATGTTTTGGTGATGAAAAACATCACTTATAATAAGAGGATCTATTGGAATGGCTCTATCACAAAATCACTGACTACATTGCCAATAGCATTTAGTAGAGTGACAGTACGGCCTCTGAAAGGGGTCATTTCCAATCCATCTGCTGTTCTTAATAGTGCACAGTCTGCAATAAAGCCGAATGGCAAGTCAATGATCTCCGGAGCAAATCTACAGGGACACATTTATAACAATGATCCAAAACAAGCTCAGCAGCCTTCTGCTGACAAACCTACAAAACCTcctatatttttaaagaaatactACCAGAGGCTGGATTTTTTTCATAACATAACTA
This genomic window contains:
- the LOC128645719 gene encoding uncharacterized protein LOC128645719, which gives rise to MFREKTQKCLLICIYLVMLHERARGHPSLTSKNFRSVLEWETEVESCDIELYNSSSSVWKPINVSPDCGRGICRADLTVHLMDIYIKYQAKVRCPSNQSSSWNTSNHIQLYKDMTVGPPILNLIVLNNKQDISVSLPFMPQTAPYGLLENFSTLDTLFVTATIDNNISYRNTHIVIKYPQTLSLFIPLPHGGQFCVNVTFPKREKTVGGRKCETLFPKTSAFPGVAILLLPLFLVCVLVVIIKRYWCPYQTPQPRVLELPFNSPHVLLEFEEQIPLDTLFLVTQDLDKEFSGAPSKGYECNGFLEKLHPYPDLEKEDEDFTGGSSEYSEDSNPHISEAPSIYKRISEDQNIHPNPNIDLNSIRLMGRESAEEGILLVQLMEGHNSQQGSSTDDISICCPEEDEGDEKWKSLTGYERRPSI